The following coding sequences are from one Salvia hispanica cultivar TCC Black 2014 chromosome 3, UniMelb_Shisp_WGS_1.0, whole genome shotgun sequence window:
- the LOC125215557 gene encoding raucaffricine-O-beta-D-glucosidase-like — translation MAMVHLDDNKNGTAEDRNSSGGGSMWWDIDGPVPDSNDNSGINHNWFPQDFLFGTGTSAFQVEGAAAKGGKGISIWDDFSMRLPWKVADGSNGNVACDMYNRYKEDIAMMKKMGFNSYRFSISWARILPAGRCSGGINKEGIAYYNDVINTLLQHDIKPFVTLYHWDLPLCLENEYGGLLSNKVKDDFREFADVCFWEFGDRVKHWTTLNEPWTCAVNGYVQGYDPPAHKVPVPGDKLSTKIASAPPLDPATGDKFIAASPSEGYTVAKNLLLAHAEAVDVYRSKFQEAQGGKIGIVLNSHWFTPLDEHSAADGEAALRGVDFMLGWFLEPIMYGHYPKSMEEYVPPNNLPSFTPQEVKKIQGSYDFVGLNFYTAQYASDDPHPPNGEGYYADQRVKYSAKRGDEYIGTKSGAGWLYSVPKGIYEMLLYMNDKYPELKEIYITENGFPTESDHTKTAKMVCDDDNDRTKYHQDNLANMLKAMKHKDISKKLKGYFAWSWCDNLEWGKGFTLRFGLVYIDYMNDLTRYPKNSAAWFAKFLKSKCQPPAWFSPWWVTQHEENEENIDTHKGLKFVGNINRA, via the exons ATGGCGATGGTGCATCTGGATGACAATAAAAATGGCACCGCTGAAGATCGGAATTCGTCAGGTGGCGGTTCAATGTGGTGGGATATCGATGGACCGGTGCCAGATTCTAACGACAACAGTGGCATCAACCATAACTGGTTTCCTCAAGACTTCCTATTTGGAACTGGAACTTCTGCCTTTCAG GTTGAAGGGGCTGCTGCTAAAGGAGGCAAAGGCATTAGCATATGGGATGACTTCTCTATGAGGCTTCCTT GGAAAGTAGCCGATGGATCCAATGGAAATGTTGCATGTGACATGTACAACAGATATAAG GAAGATATTGCGATGATGAAGAAAATGGGGTTTAATTCGTAcagattttcaatttcatggGCAAGAATATTGCCAG CCGGAAGATGTAGTGGTGGAATCAACAAAGAAGGAATTGCTTACTATAACGATGTTATCAACACTTTGTTACAACAtg ACATAAAACCATTTGTGACACTCTATCATTGGGATCTTCCTTTGTGCTTGGAAAATGAGTATGGTGGCCTCTTATCCAATAAAgtcaa GGACGATTTCCGCGAATTCGCAGATGTATGCTTCTGGGAATTCGGGGATCGCGTGAAGCACTGGACAACCTTAAACGAGCCATGGACCTGCGCCGTGAACGGATACGTTCAAGGCTATGATCCCCCGGCCCACAAAGTTCCCGTCCCGGGAGACAAACTTTCCACCAAGATTGCCAGCGCCCCACCCCTCGACCCTGCCACTGGCGACAAGTTCATCGCCGCCAGCCCATCCGAGGGGTACACGGTCGCAAAAAATCTTCTCCTTGCACACGCAGAAGCCGTCGATGTCTACAGAAGCAAGTTTCAGGAGGCACAAGGAGGGAAGATAGGCATAGTGCTGAACTCCCATTGGTTTACACCCTTAGATGAGCATTCAGCCGCAGATGGTGAAGCCGCTTTGAGGGGAGTTGACTTTATGTTGGGATG GTTTTTGGAGCCTATAATGTACGGACATTACCCCAAAAGCATGGAAGAATACGTTCCACCGAACAATCTTCCATCATTCACACCTCAAGAAGTGAAAAAGATCCAAGGCTCCTACGATTTCGTTGGTCTGAATTTCTACACGGCGCAGTATGCTTCCGATGATCCTCACCCTCCAAACGGAGAGGGATACTATGCAGATCAAAGGGTTAAATATTCCG CAAAGAGGGGAGATGAGTACATTGGAACAAAG tctGGAGCTGGGTGGCTTTACTCTGTTCCAAAGGGGATTTATGAGATGCTCTTGTATATGAATGACAAGTATCCAGAACTCAAAGAAATATATATCACTGAAAACG GATTTCCCACCGAGAGTGATCACACGAAGACAGCCAAAATGGTATGCGATGATGACAATGATAGGACTAAATACCACCAAGATAATCTTGCTAACATGCTCAAAGCAATGAA ACACAAAGACATTTCAAAGAAACTGAAGGGATATTTCGCGTGGTCATGGTGCGACAACCTTGAATGGGGCAAGGGATTCACACTTAGGTTTGGATTGGTTTATATAGACTACATGAATGACCTCACAAGGTATCCCAAGAACTCAGCTGCATGGTTCGCTAAGTTTCTCAAGAGCAAATGCCAGCCACCCGCGTGGTTCAGCCCCTGGTGGGTCACACAGCATGAAGAGAACGAGGAGAATATTGATACACACAAAGGACTCAAATTTGTGGGGAATATCAATCGAGCCTAA
- the LOC125215556 gene encoding beta-glucosidase 12-like isoform X1 yields MAIQGVEMVHLDDNSNVVVEDQSLPVGPSRWWEIDGPVPADNDNSGINHHWFPQDFLFGTGTAAFQVEGAAAEGGKGISIWDDFTMRHPGRIVDGSNGNVACDTYNRYKEDIAMMKRMGFNSYRFSISWPRILPAGRCSGGINKEGIAYYNDLINTVLQHDMTPFVTLFHWDLPLCLEKEYGGFLSKRIKDDFREYVEVCFWEFGDRVKHWTTLNEPWIYTVHGYVEGSFAPGHKVPVPDEKLSMKIAPYRGRPLLNSATGDKFITADPSEAYTVGRNLLLAHAEAVDLYRSKFQEAQGGNIGIVLISHWFTAFDEQSCADKKAALRAVDFMLGWFLEPILYGHYPRSMEDLVPPDNLASFTPQELKKVIGSYDFLGLNYYTTQYASDDPHLPDGEGFYADQRVKYSVKRGDEYIGTPSGSEWLHSVPKGIYEILLYLNDKHPQLKEIYITENGFSTKSDHTKTAKMVCNDDHDRTKYHQDHLANMLKAMKYKDISRKLKGYFVWSWCDNFEWSDGYTVRFGLNYVDYMNDLTRYPKNSAAWFAKFLKSKIQPPVWFHPWWVVPRPLSEKRVYEENGENMNTEKRLKLVEDVNHD; encoded by the exons ATGGCGATCCAAGGAGTTGAGATGGTTCATCTGGACGACAACAGCAACGTCGTCGTTGAAGATCAGAGCTTGCCAGTTGGCCCTTCAAGGTGGTGGGAGATCGACGGACCAGTGCCGGCTGATAACGACAACAGTGGCATAAACCATCACTGGTTTCCTCAAGACTTTCTGTTTGGAACTGGAACTGCTGCCTTtcag GTTGAAGGCGCTGCAGCCGAAGGAGGCAAAGGCATTAGCATATGGGATGATTTCACAATGAGGCATCctg GGAGAATAGTTGATGGATCTAATGGAAATGTTGCATGTGACACATACAATAGATataag GAAGATATCGCGATGATGAAGCGTATGGGGTTTAATTCGTATAGATTTTCGATATCATGGCCAAGAATATTACCTG CCGGAAGATGTAGTGGTGGAATCAACAAAGAAGGAATTGCTTACTATAATGATCTTATCAACACTGTGTTACAACATG ACATGACACCAtttgtgacattatttcattGGGATCTTCCTTTATGCTTGGAGAAAGAGTATGGTGGCTTCTTATCCAAAAGAATCAA GGATGATTTCCGCGAGTATGTAGAGGTATGCTTCTGGGAATTCGGGGATCGCGTGAAGCATTGGACAACCTTGAACGAGCCATGGATCTACACGGTGCACGGATACGTCGAGGGCTCCTTTGCACCGGGCCACAAAGTTCCTGTCCCGGACGAAAAACTTTCCATGAAGATCGCCCCCTACAGAGGCCGCCCACTCCTCAACTCTGCCACGGGCGACAAGTTCATCACCGCTGACCCCTCCGAGGCGTACACAGTCGGAAGAAACCTTCTCCTCGCACACGCAGAAGCAGTCGATCTCTACAGGAGCAAGTTTCAAGAGGCGCAAGGAGGGAACATAGGCATAGTGCTGATTTCCCATTGGTTTACGGCCTTCGATGAGCAATCGTGCGCAGATAAAAAAGCCGCTTTGAGGGCAGTGGACTTCATGCTTGGATG GTTTCTGGAGCCTATATTGTACGGGCATTACCCCCGAAGCATGGAGGACTTGGTTCCACCGGACAATCTTGCATCATTCACACCTCAAGAATTGAAAAAGGTCATAGGATCTTATGATTTCCTTGGTCTGAATTATTACACAACGCAGTATGCTTCCGATGATCCTCACCTTCCAGATGGAGAGGGCTTCTATGCCGATCAACGTGTTAAGTATTCCG TAAAGAGGGGAGATGAATACATTGGAACACCG TCTGGATCAGAGTGGCTGCACTCTGTTCCAAAGGGGATTTATGAGATTCTGTTGTATTTGAATGACAAGCATCCACAACTCAAAGAAATATACATCACTGAAAATG GGTTTTCAACTAAGAGTGATCACACGAAGACAGCCAAAATGGTGTGTAATGATGACCATGATAGGACTAAATACCACCAAGATCATCTTGCTAACATGCTCAAAGCAATGAA ATACAAAGACATTTCGAGGAAACTAAAGGGATACTTCGTGTGGTCCTGGTGTGACAACTTTGAATGGAGCGATGGCTACACAGTTAGGTTTGGGTTGAACTACGTAGACTACATGAATGACCTCACAAGGTATCCTAAGAATTCAGCCGCATGGTTCGCTAAGTTTCTCAAGAGCAAAATCCAGCCACCTGTGTGGTTCCATCCGTGGTGGGTGGTCCCACGACCACTGTCTGAGAAGAGAGTGTATGAAGAGAACGGGGAGAATATGAATACAGAGAAAAGACTCAAACTTGTGGAGGATGTCAATCACGACTAA
- the LOC125215556 gene encoding beta-glucosidase 12-like isoform X2 yields MAIQGVEMVHLDDNSNVVVEDQSLPVGPSRWWEIDGPVPADNDNSGINHHWFPQDFLFGTGTAAFQVEGAAAEGGKGISIWDDFTMRHPGRIVDGSNGNVACDTYNRYKEDIAMMKPGRCSGGINKEGIAYYNDLINTVLQHDMTPFVTLFHWDLPLCLEKEYGGFLSKRIKDDFREYVEVCFWEFGDRVKHWTTLNEPWIYTVHGYVEGSFAPGHKVPVPDEKLSMKIAPYRGRPLLNSATGDKFITADPSEAYTVGRNLLLAHAEAVDLYRSKFQEAQGGNIGIVLISHWFTAFDEQSCADKKAALRAVDFMLGWFLEPILYGHYPRSMEDLVPPDNLASFTPQELKKVIGSYDFLGLNYYTTQYASDDPHLPDGEGFYADQRVKYSVKRGDEYIGTPSGSEWLHSVPKGIYEILLYLNDKHPQLKEIYITENGFSTKSDHTKTAKMVCNDDHDRTKYHQDHLANMLKAMKYKDISRKLKGYFVWSWCDNFEWSDGYTVRFGLNYVDYMNDLTRYPKNSAAWFAKFLKSKIQPPVWFHPWWVVPRPLSEKRVYEENGENMNTEKRLKLVEDVNHD; encoded by the exons ATGGCGATCCAAGGAGTTGAGATGGTTCATCTGGACGACAACAGCAACGTCGTCGTTGAAGATCAGAGCTTGCCAGTTGGCCCTTCAAGGTGGTGGGAGATCGACGGACCAGTGCCGGCTGATAACGACAACAGTGGCATAAACCATCACTGGTTTCCTCAAGACTTTCTGTTTGGAACTGGAACTGCTGCCTTtcag GTTGAAGGCGCTGCAGCCGAAGGAGGCAAAGGCATTAGCATATGGGATGATTTCACAATGAGGCATCctg GGAGAATAGTTGATGGATCTAATGGAAATGTTGCATGTGACACATACAATAGATataag GAAGATATCGCGATGATGAAGC CCGGAAGATGTAGTGGTGGAATCAACAAAGAAGGAATTGCTTACTATAATGATCTTATCAACACTGTGTTACAACATG ACATGACACCAtttgtgacattatttcattGGGATCTTCCTTTATGCTTGGAGAAAGAGTATGGTGGCTTCTTATCCAAAAGAATCAA GGATGATTTCCGCGAGTATGTAGAGGTATGCTTCTGGGAATTCGGGGATCGCGTGAAGCATTGGACAACCTTGAACGAGCCATGGATCTACACGGTGCACGGATACGTCGAGGGCTCCTTTGCACCGGGCCACAAAGTTCCTGTCCCGGACGAAAAACTTTCCATGAAGATCGCCCCCTACAGAGGCCGCCCACTCCTCAACTCTGCCACGGGCGACAAGTTCATCACCGCTGACCCCTCCGAGGCGTACACAGTCGGAAGAAACCTTCTCCTCGCACACGCAGAAGCAGTCGATCTCTACAGGAGCAAGTTTCAAGAGGCGCAAGGAGGGAACATAGGCATAGTGCTGATTTCCCATTGGTTTACGGCCTTCGATGAGCAATCGTGCGCAGATAAAAAAGCCGCTTTGAGGGCAGTGGACTTCATGCTTGGATG GTTTCTGGAGCCTATATTGTACGGGCATTACCCCCGAAGCATGGAGGACTTGGTTCCACCGGACAATCTTGCATCATTCACACCTCAAGAATTGAAAAAGGTCATAGGATCTTATGATTTCCTTGGTCTGAATTATTACACAACGCAGTATGCTTCCGATGATCCTCACCTTCCAGATGGAGAGGGCTTCTATGCCGATCAACGTGTTAAGTATTCCG TAAAGAGGGGAGATGAATACATTGGAACACCG TCTGGATCAGAGTGGCTGCACTCTGTTCCAAAGGGGATTTATGAGATTCTGTTGTATTTGAATGACAAGCATCCACAACTCAAAGAAATATACATCACTGAAAATG GGTTTTCAACTAAGAGTGATCACACGAAGACAGCCAAAATGGTGTGTAATGATGACCATGATAGGACTAAATACCACCAAGATCATCTTGCTAACATGCTCAAAGCAATGAA ATACAAAGACATTTCGAGGAAACTAAAGGGATACTTCGTGTGGTCCTGGTGTGACAACTTTGAATGGAGCGATGGCTACACAGTTAGGTTTGGGTTGAACTACGTAGACTACATGAATGACCTCACAAGGTATCCTAAGAATTCAGCCGCATGGTTCGCTAAGTTTCTCAAGAGCAAAATCCAGCCACCTGTGTGGTTCCATCCGTGGTGGGTGGTCCCACGACCACTGTCTGAGAAGAGAGTGTATGAAGAGAACGGGGAGAATATGAATACAGAGAAAAGACTCAAACTTGTGGAGGATGTCAATCACGACTAA
- the LOC125211420 gene encoding beta-glucosidase 12-like isoform X1, protein MAIQGVEMVHLDDNSNVVVEDQSLPVGPSRWWEIDGPVPADNDNSGINHHWFPQDFLFGTGTAAFQVEGAAAEGGKGISIWDDFTMRHPGRIVDGSNGNVACDTYNRYKEDIAMMKRMGFNSYRFSISWPRILPAGRCSGGINKEGIAYYNDLINTVLQHDMTPFVTLFHWDLPLCLEKEYGGFLSKRIKDDFREYVEVCFWEFGDRVKHWTTLNEPWTYASHGYVEGTFAPGRKVPVPDEILATRIAPYRGLPIPNSATGDKIITADPSEAYTVGRNLLLAHAEAVDLYRSMFQEAQGGKIGIVLVSHWFTPFDEHSAADVEAALRAVDFMLGWFLEPILYGHYPRSMEDLVPPDNLASFTPQELKKVIGSYDFLGLNYYTTQYASDDLLPVGEGYYADQRVKFSVKRGDEYIGTPSGSEWLHSVPKGIYEILSYLNHKHPQLKELYITENGFSTKSDHTKTAKMVTDDDHDRTKYYQDHLANMLKAMKYKDISKKLKGYFLWSWCDNFEWSDGYTVRFGLNYVDYMNDLTRYPKNSAAWFAKFLKSKSQPPSWFHPWWVVPRPLSEKRVYEEYGENMNTEKRLKLVEDVNHD, encoded by the exons ATGGCGATCCAAGGAGTTGAGATGGTTCATCTGGACGACAACAGCAACGTCGTCGTTGAAGATCAGAGCTTGCCAGTTGGCCCTTCAAGGTGGTGGGAGATCGACGGACCAGTGCCGGCTGATAACGACAACAGTGGCATAAACCATCACTGGTTTCCTCAAGACTTTCTGTTTGGAACTGGAACTGCTGCCTTtcag GTTGAAGGCGCTGCAGCCGAAGGAGGCAAAGGCATTAGCATATGGGATGATTTCACAATGAGGCATCctg GGAGAATAGTTGATGGATCTAATGGAAATGTTGCATGTGACACATACAATAGATAtaag GAAGATATCGCGATGATGAAGCGTATGGGGTTTAATTCGTATAGATTTTCGATATCATGGCCAAGAATATTACCTG CCGGAAGATGTAGTGGTGGAATCAACAAAGAAGGAATTGCTTACTATAATGATCTTATCAACACTGTGTTACAACATG ACATGACACCAtttgtgacattatttcattGGGATCTTCCTTTATGCTTGGAGAAAGAGTATGGTGGCTTCTTATCCAAAAGAATCAA GGACGATTTCCGCGAGTATGTAGAGGTATGCTTCTGGGAATTTGGGGATCGCGTGAAGCATTGGACAACCTTGAACGAGCCATGGACCTACGCGTCGCACGGATATGTCGAAGGCACCTTTGCACCTGGCCGCAAAGTTCCTGTCCCGGACGAAATACTTGCCACGAGGATCGCCCCCTATAGAGGCCTCCCAATCCCCAACTCTGCCACGGGCGACAAGATCATCACCGCTGACCCCTCCGAGGCATACACAGTAGGAAGAAACCTTCTCCTCGCACACGCAGAAGCAGTCGATCTCTACAGAAGCATGTTTCAAGAGGCGCAAGGAGGGAAGATAGGCATAGTGCTGGTTTCCCATTGGTTTACGCCCTTCGATGAGCATTCGGCCGCAGATGTAGAAGCCGCTTTGAGGGCAGTGGACTTCATGCTTGGATG GTTTCTGGAGCCTATATTGTACGGGCATTACCCCCGAAGCATGGAGGACTTGGTTCCACCGGACAATCTTGCATCATTCACACCTCAAGAATTAAAAAAGGTCATAGGATCTTATGATTTCCTTGGTCTGAATTATTACACGACGCAGTATGCTTCCGATGATCTCCTTCCAGTTGGAGAGGGCTACTATGCAGATCAACGTGTTAAGTTTTCCG TAAAGAGGGGAGATGAATACATTGGAACACCG TCTGGATCAGAGTGGCTGCACTCTGTTCCAAAGGGGATTTATGAGATTCTGTCGTATTTGAATCACAAGCATCCACAACTCAAAGAATTGTACATCACTGAAAATG GGTTTTCAACTAAGAGTGATCACACGAAGACAGCCAAAATGGTGACTGATGATGACCATGATAGGACTAAATACTACCAAGATCATCTTGCTAACATGCTCAAAGCAATGAA ATACAAAGACATTTCGAAGAAACTAAAGGGATACTTCCTATGGTCATGGTGCGACAACTTTGAATGGAGCGATGGTTACACAGTAAGGTTTGGGTTGAACTACGTAGACTACATGAATGACCTCACAAGGTATCCTAAGAATTCAGCCGCATGGTTCGCTAAGTTTCTCAAGAGCAAAAGCCAGCCGCCCTCGTGGTTCCATCCGTGGTGGGTGGTCCCACGACCACTGTCTGAGAAGAGAGTGTATGAAGAGTACGGGGAGAATATGAATACAGAGAAAAGACTCAAACTCGTGGAGGATGTCAATCACGACTAA
- the LOC125211420 gene encoding beta-glucosidase 12-like isoform X2 gives MAIQGVEMVHLDDNSNVVVEDQSLPVGPSRWWEIDGPVPADNDNSGINHHWFPQDFLFGTGTAAFQVEGAAAEGGKGISIWDDFTMRHPGRIVDGSNGNVACDTYNRYKEDIAMMKPGRCSGGINKEGIAYYNDLINTVLQHDMTPFVTLFHWDLPLCLEKEYGGFLSKRIKDDFREYVEVCFWEFGDRVKHWTTLNEPWTYASHGYVEGTFAPGRKVPVPDEILATRIAPYRGLPIPNSATGDKIITADPSEAYTVGRNLLLAHAEAVDLYRSMFQEAQGGKIGIVLVSHWFTPFDEHSAADVEAALRAVDFMLGWFLEPILYGHYPRSMEDLVPPDNLASFTPQELKKVIGSYDFLGLNYYTTQYASDDLLPVGEGYYADQRVKFSVKRGDEYIGTPSGSEWLHSVPKGIYEILSYLNHKHPQLKELYITENGFSTKSDHTKTAKMVTDDDHDRTKYYQDHLANMLKAMKYKDISKKLKGYFLWSWCDNFEWSDGYTVRFGLNYVDYMNDLTRYPKNSAAWFAKFLKSKSQPPSWFHPWWVVPRPLSEKRVYEEYGENMNTEKRLKLVEDVNHD, from the exons ATGGCGATCCAAGGAGTTGAGATGGTTCATCTGGACGACAACAGCAACGTCGTCGTTGAAGATCAGAGCTTGCCAGTTGGCCCTTCAAGGTGGTGGGAGATCGACGGACCAGTGCCGGCTGATAACGACAACAGTGGCATAAACCATCACTGGTTTCCTCAAGACTTTCTGTTTGGAACTGGAACTGCTGCCTTtcag GTTGAAGGCGCTGCAGCCGAAGGAGGCAAAGGCATTAGCATATGGGATGATTTCACAATGAGGCATCctg GGAGAATAGTTGATGGATCTAATGGAAATGTTGCATGTGACACATACAATAGATAtaag GAAGATATCGCGATGATGAAGC CCGGAAGATGTAGTGGTGGAATCAACAAAGAAGGAATTGCTTACTATAATGATCTTATCAACACTGTGTTACAACATG ACATGACACCAtttgtgacattatttcattGGGATCTTCCTTTATGCTTGGAGAAAGAGTATGGTGGCTTCTTATCCAAAAGAATCAA GGACGATTTCCGCGAGTATGTAGAGGTATGCTTCTGGGAATTTGGGGATCGCGTGAAGCATTGGACAACCTTGAACGAGCCATGGACCTACGCGTCGCACGGATATGTCGAAGGCACCTTTGCACCTGGCCGCAAAGTTCCTGTCCCGGACGAAATACTTGCCACGAGGATCGCCCCCTATAGAGGCCTCCCAATCCCCAACTCTGCCACGGGCGACAAGATCATCACCGCTGACCCCTCCGAGGCATACACAGTAGGAAGAAACCTTCTCCTCGCACACGCAGAAGCAGTCGATCTCTACAGAAGCATGTTTCAAGAGGCGCAAGGAGGGAAGATAGGCATAGTGCTGGTTTCCCATTGGTTTACGCCCTTCGATGAGCATTCGGCCGCAGATGTAGAAGCCGCTTTGAGGGCAGTGGACTTCATGCTTGGATG GTTTCTGGAGCCTATATTGTACGGGCATTACCCCCGAAGCATGGAGGACTTGGTTCCACCGGACAATCTTGCATCATTCACACCTCAAGAATTAAAAAAGGTCATAGGATCTTATGATTTCCTTGGTCTGAATTATTACACGACGCAGTATGCTTCCGATGATCTCCTTCCAGTTGGAGAGGGCTACTATGCAGATCAACGTGTTAAGTTTTCCG TAAAGAGGGGAGATGAATACATTGGAACACCG TCTGGATCAGAGTGGCTGCACTCTGTTCCAAAGGGGATTTATGAGATTCTGTCGTATTTGAATCACAAGCATCCACAACTCAAAGAATTGTACATCACTGAAAATG GGTTTTCAACTAAGAGTGATCACACGAAGACAGCCAAAATGGTGACTGATGATGACCATGATAGGACTAAATACTACCAAGATCATCTTGCTAACATGCTCAAAGCAATGAA ATACAAAGACATTTCGAAGAAACTAAAGGGATACTTCCTATGGTCATGGTGCGACAACTTTGAATGGAGCGATGGTTACACAGTAAGGTTTGGGTTGAACTACGTAGACTACATGAATGACCTCACAAGGTATCCTAAGAATTCAGCCGCATGGTTCGCTAAGTTTCTCAAGAGCAAAAGCCAGCCGCCCTCGTGGTTCCATCCGTGGTGGGTGGTCCCACGACCACTGTCTGAGAAGAGAGTGTATGAAGAGTACGGGGAGAATATGAATACAGAGAAAAGACTCAAACTCGTGGAGGATGTCAATCACGACTAA